One window of the Nitratidesulfovibrio sp. genome contains the following:
- the bioD gene encoding dethiobiotin synthase — translation MNTTHATPSRALFVVGTDTGVGKTVVSMLLLRELFARGEQPFYAKPMQTGCTSPYDTDSDAAFVYRHVPELAGRDPAEAVGWCFAAPKAPLHAARDEMRGVETEDLVRSLACLRGKHASLVLEGAGGLMVPFTPEALCIDCIRAADARPVLVARAGLGTVNHTLLSVEALVRRGMEPAGIVFVHTKERSASPDLVRDNMEAVAMLSGFPVSGVVPPIENLLHPPDAAYAPLRRMLDVPDRSDGVVIS, via the coding sequence ATGAACACCACGCACGCAACCCCATCCCGCGCCCTGTTCGTGGTGGGCACGGACACGGGCGTGGGCAAGACGGTGGTGTCGATGCTGCTGCTGCGCGAACTGTTCGCGCGGGGGGAGCAGCCCTTCTACGCCAAGCCCATGCAGACCGGGTGCACGAGCCCGTACGACACGGACAGCGACGCGGCCTTCGTGTACCGGCACGTTCCGGAACTGGCCGGGCGCGACCCGGCGGAAGCGGTGGGATGGTGCTTTGCGGCGCCTAAGGCTCCGCTCCACGCCGCGCGGGACGAAATGCGCGGCGTGGAGACGGAAGACCTGGTGCGCAGTCTGGCATGTCTGCGCGGTAAGCACGCCTCTCTGGTCCTTGAAGGAGCGGGCGGCCTGATGGTGCCGTTCACGCCGGAGGCCCTGTGCATAGACTGCATCCGGGCCGCCGACGCCCGTCCCGTGCTGGTGGCGCGGGCGGGGCTGGGCACCGTGAACCACACGCTCCTCTCGGTGGAGGCGCTGGTCCGGAGAGGGATGGAACCGGCAGGGATCGTTTTCGTTCACACCAAGGAACGTTCCGCATCCCCGGACCTTGTCCGCGACAACATGGAGGCGGTAGCCATGCTGTCCGGTTTTCCGGTGAGCGGCGTGGTGCCGCCCATCGAAAATCTGCTGCACCCGCCCGACGCCGCC